The following proteins come from a genomic window of Varunaivibrio sulfuroxidans:
- the ribA gene encoding GTP cyclohydrolase II yields the protein MPHRTEQNVIPRSRQPVSLLTVERAVSDLRRGRFVVILGPGGRAVLAQGAEAVTEKSAAALKEAAGGDPYLAITARRAAVLGIGSFPSKVVRIIFDAIPDAGRLHRLCNPLETLHESDIARIKTEVIDEHSSESAAAGLNKIARLLPAALLAPITAPDADDIAGWAARRDYILIDAGDIFQYAAVAARTLKKVSEADVPLVDSEQTRIIAFRPEDGGLEHLAIVIGTLDATAPVLVRLHSECFTGDLLGSLRCDCGDQLRGAIKTIAEHGSGVLLYLAQEGRGIGLVNKLRAYALQDRGFDTLDANEQLGFDADERIYLPAVQMLKQLGVASVRLLTNNPRKVGALTHHGIAVSERVPHSFPSNRHNEIYLNTKSTRGGHLF from the coding sequence ATGCCCCATCGTACGGAACAAAACGTTATCCCGCGTTCCCGCCAGCCGGTTTCCTTGCTTACGGTCGAGCGCGCCGTTTCCGATCTCAGACGCGGGCGCTTTGTCGTCATCCTTGGTCCCGGCGGTCGGGCGGTCCTGGCGCAGGGCGCCGAGGCGGTGACGGAGAAATCCGCCGCCGCCCTTAAGGAGGCCGCGGGTGGCGACCCTTATCTGGCCATCACCGCGCGGCGCGCCGCCGTTTTGGGAATTGGGTCGTTCCCATCGAAGGTCGTCCGTATTATCTTCGACGCCATACCGGACGCCGGGCGTCTGCATCGCCTTTGCAATCCCCTGGAAACCCTCCACGAAAGCGATATTGCGCGGATCAAGACCGAAGTCATCGACGAGCATAGTAGCGAAAGCGCCGCCGCCGGCCTCAACAAGATCGCGCGGCTCCTCCCCGCCGCCCTGCTCGCCCCGATCACCGCCCCCGACGCCGATGACATCGCCGGATGGGCCGCGCGGCGCGACTATATCCTGATCGACGCCGGGGATATTTTTCAATATGCCGCCGTCGCCGCGCGCACCTTGAAAAAAGTCAGTGAGGCGGATGTCCCCCTTGTCGATAGCGAACAAACGCGGATCATCGCCTTTCGCCCCGAAGACGGCGGCCTGGAGCATCTCGCCATCGTCATCGGCACGCTGGACGCGACGGCCCCCGTCCTGGTGCGCCTGCATTCCGAATGTTTCACCGGCGATCTTCTGGGATCGCTGCGCTGTGATTGCGGGGATCAGCTGCGCGGCGCCATCAAAACCATCGCCGAGCATGGCAGCGGCGTCTTGCTGTACCTCGCCCAGGAGGGCCGTGGCATCGGTCTTGTCAACAAGTTGCGCGCTTACGCCTTGCAAGATCGCGGGTTCGATACGCTGGACGCCAACGAACAGCTCGGCTTCGACGCCGACGAGCGGATCTATCTCCCCGCCGTTCAAATGCTCAAGCAACTGGGCGTTGCGTCGGTACGCCTGCTGACCAACAATCCGCGAAAGGTTGGTGCGTTAACCCATCACGGCATTGCCGTCAGCGAGCGGGTGCCCCACAGCTTTCCGTCAAACCGCCACAACGAAATATACCTGAATACAAAATCGACACGCGGCGGACATCTGTTTTAA
- a CDS encoding porin, with product MKKILLGTTAIIALGALSSQALAAEKIKLGIGGFMREYVSNVKSDQTKSNTRMKLGQWSNTEIHFKGSTTLDNGLTVAARVELEGDRNGAARSIDVSTLTVSGDTLGAFTIGSMPQASDTFAVKAPIVGPAAFSDVTAWAKFNSTVNDANAITKTNGRGTTSDFVGGNKGNKIQYVTPSFSGFSAFASYDAAQNVDKNAKRAALRSDTGEAYALGVTYDGEISGVALTSDLSRTKYQGGSTSGVNDGDGQTLTRFGLNAGMGGFTVGGSYSHYKGVTRATTTVDSLDGNGWDFGVGYNNGPYSVSAAYNSAKAKGTTRAGDDKFTAWTFGAGYDMGAGVSLVAQYFNGKLKNETPAVATDPTSSTVNGVIGGIEVSF from the coding sequence ATGAAGAAAATTCTTCTCGGGACCACGGCGATCATCGCCCTCGGCGCCCTTTCCAGCCAGGCTCTCGCCGCCGAAAAAATCAAACTCGGCATCGGCGGTTTCATGCGTGAATACGTGTCCAACGTCAAAAGCGACCAGACGAAGAGCAATACCCGGATGAAGCTCGGCCAGTGGTCGAACACCGAAATCCACTTCAAGGGGTCCACCACCCTGGACAACGGCCTGACCGTCGCCGCCCGCGTTGAGCTCGAAGGCGACCGCAACGGCGCTGCGCGCAGCATCGACGTGTCCACCCTGACCGTCAGCGGCGACACCCTGGGCGCCTTCACCATCGGCTCCATGCCGCAGGCTTCCGATACCTTCGCCGTCAAGGCCCCGATCGTCGGCCCCGCTGCCTTCAGCGACGTCACCGCGTGGGCGAAGTTCAACTCCACGGTTAACGATGCCAACGCCATCACCAAGACCAACGGTCGTGGCACCACCTCCGACTTCGTCGGCGGCAACAAGGGCAACAAGATCCAGTACGTGACTCCGTCCTTCTCCGGCTTCAGCGCTTTCGCCAGCTACGACGCGGCGCAGAACGTTGACAAAAACGCCAAGCGTGCGGCCCTCCGTAGCGATACCGGCGAAGCCTATGCTTTGGGCGTGACCTACGACGGCGAAATCAGCGGCGTGGCCCTGACCAGCGATCTGTCGCGCACCAAATACCAGGGCGGCAGCACTTCTGGCGTGAATGACGGTGACGGACAGACCCTGACCCGCTTCGGCCTCAACGCCGGCATGGGGGGCTTCACCGTCGGCGGCTCGTACTCGCACTACAAGGGTGTAACCAGAGCCACCACCACTGTCGATAGCCTTGACGGCAACGGTTGGGACTTCGGCGTCGGTTACAATAACGGCCCTTACAGCGTGTCCGCCGCGTACAACAGCGCAAAAGCCAAAGGAACGACCCGTGCGGGTGACGATAAGTTCACCGCGTGGACCTTCGGCGCCGGTTACGACATGGGCGCGGGCGTTAGCCTGGTTGCTCAGTACTTCAACGGTAAGTTGAAGAACGAAACCCCTGCGGTCGCGACCGATCCGACCTCTTCCACCGTCAACGGCGTTATCGGCGGCATCGAAGTTTCCTTCTAA
- a CDS encoding ammonium transporter encodes MDSLRTGTDVFFVLMGAVMVLAMHAGFAFLEVGTVRRKNQVNALVKILVDFAVSTLSYFFVGYLVAYGVTFFNGANVLIGHGDVPAHVFGKSGYDLVKFFFLLTFAAAIPAIISGGIAERAKFFPQLMATAILVGIVYPTFEGAVWGTRFGFQHWIGATFGYPFHDFAGSIVVHAMGGWIALGAVVTLGARHGRYRADGGMIGIPPSNIPFLALGSWILVVGWFGFNVMSAQSIDGVSGLVAINSLMAMVGGILAALLAGRNDPGFVHNGALAGLVAVCAGSDVMHPVGALATGAIAGAFFVWGFGKCQQKWRIDDVLGVWPLHGLCGLWGGVAAGIFGLKEWGGLGGVGFTAQLIGSLAGVIFALIAGFAVYGILSKTIGIRLSEEEEFVGADIAIHHIGAYPEEDLRG; translated from the coding sequence ATGGATTCGTTACGGACGGGTACCGATGTTTTTTTCGTCCTGATGGGAGCCGTCATGGTCTTGGCCATGCACGCCGGTTTTGCTTTCCTGGAGGTCGGCACGGTACGCCGGAAAAATCAAGTAAACGCGCTCGTTAAGATTCTTGTCGATTTCGCGGTTTCGACTCTTTCGTATTTTTTTGTCGGATATCTGGTGGCTTATGGAGTTACCTTTTTCAACGGCGCGAACGTCCTGATCGGGCATGGAGACGTCCCGGCCCATGTCTTTGGAAAAAGCGGCTACGACCTCGTTAAGTTTTTCTTTTTGCTGACGTTTGCCGCCGCCATTCCCGCCATAATTTCAGGTGGTATTGCCGAACGCGCAAAATTTTTCCCTCAGTTAATGGCCACGGCCATTTTGGTCGGCATCGTCTACCCGACCTTCGAAGGGGCGGTCTGGGGAACCCGGTTCGGCTTTCAGCATTGGATCGGCGCAACCTTCGGATACCCCTTCCACGATTTCGCCGGATCCATCGTCGTTCACGCCATGGGAGGGTGGATCGCGCTCGGCGCGGTGGTCACCTTGGGCGCGCGCCACGGCCGTTACCGCGCCGACGGCGGAATGATCGGTATCCCGCCGTCCAATATTCCGTTCCTCGCCCTAGGGTCGTGGATCCTTGTCGTCGGTTGGTTCGGCTTCAATGTGATGAGCGCCCAATCTATCGACGGCGTCAGCGGACTGGTCGCCATCAATTCTCTAATGGCCATGGTCGGCGGTATCCTTGCGGCCCTGCTCGCCGGGCGCAACGATCCCGGCTTTGTGCATAACGGCGCGCTGGCCGGCTTGGTCGCGGTATGCGCCGGTTCCGACGTGATGCATCCGGTTGGGGCCCTGGCGACCGGGGCCATCGCGGGCGCCTTCTTCGTTTGGGGATTCGGCAAATGTCAGCAGAAATGGCGAATTGACGACGTCCTCGGCGTATGGCCGCTACACGGCCTATGTGGCCTGTGGGGCGGCGTCGCCGCCGGCATTTTCGGGCTTAAAGAATGGGGGGGCTTGGGCGGCGTCGGCTTCACGGCCCAGTTGATCGGCTCTCTGGCCGGGGTAATTTTCGCCCTGATCGCAGGTTTTGCCGTTTACGGCATCCTTTCCAAAACGATTGGAATCCGATTAAGCGAGGAAGAGGAATTCGTCGGCGCGGATATCGCCATTCACCATATCGGCGCGTATCCCGAGGAAGACCTCCGCGGCTAG
- a CDS encoding L,D-transpeptidase family protein: MTLTVYPDGRFEYPQGIVRCALGRGGVRAAKREGDGATPAGNYPLRRVFYRADRLTRPWTGLPVVALDTDDAWCDDPLDPHYNRRVRLPFTPSHERLWRDDSLYDIIIEIGHNDHPTRPFLGSAVFIHLARANYAPTRGCVALAPADMLDVLTLCDETTAITILAPGRPA, encoded by the coding sequence ATGACGCTGACTGTTTATCCCGACGGTCGTTTTGAGTATCCCCAAGGCATCGTGCGGTGCGCGTTGGGACGCGGCGGCGTGCGCGCCGCCAAGCGCGAGGGCGACGGCGCGACGCCGGCGGGAAATTATCCTCTGCGCCGGGTTTTTTATCGCGCCGATCGCCTGACCCGACCGTGGACGGGCCTGCCCGTCGTCGCCCTCGACACGGACGACGCCTGGTGTGACGATCCTCTCGATCCGCACTACAACCGCCGTGTCCGCCTTCCTTTCACGCCCAGTCACGAGCGGCTATGGCGAGACGATTCCCTTTACGACATCATCATCGAAATCGGCCATAACGATCACCCGACGCGGCCTTTTCTGGGCAGCGCCGTATTCATCCATCTGGCCCGCGCAAATTATGCCCCGACGCGCGGATGCGTCGCCTTGGCCCCGGCCGATATGCTCGATGTCTTAACCTTATGCGACGAAACCACCGCTATCACCATTTTGGCCCCGGGTCGCCCCGCCTAA
- a CDS encoding thiamine phosphate synthase, with protein MEGTLTDRGPFDNFSGRVQRARGAQAVPGLFLMTDSRLPDPLAVARGLPRGSAVVVRTPTAGQNRALFAALVPLARSGALRLLATLPLTPISRRTAHGVHLDEAWVKRHPHRRRLCLPKNFIVTVSAHDRAAVIRAIRFGADAIFASPLHASASHPNKKSLGFWRFHALFGGHKAQRSVETAKIIALGGVTAEDMARLRRQGVWAIAGIDLFRRP; from the coding sequence ATGGAAGGCACCCTAACAGACCGCGGCCCGTTCGACAATTTCAGTGGGCGCGTCCAGCGCGCCCGTGGCGCTCAGGCCGTGCCCGGGTTGTTTTTGATGACCGACAGCCGCCTGCCCGACCCCCTGGCGGTCGCGCGCGGGCTGCCCCGGGGGTCCGCCGTCGTCGTGCGCACGCCAACCGCCGGCCAAAACCGCGCCCTGTTCGCCGCGCTCGTACCGCTTGCCCGGTCGGGCGCGCTGCGCCTATTGGCGACATTGCCGTTAACGCCCATTTCCCGCCGCACCGCCCATGGCGTGCACCTTGACGAGGCATGGGTCAAACGCCACCCGCATCGCCGCCGGCTTTGTTTGCCGAAAAATTTTATTGTCACCGTATCCGCCCATGATCGGGCGGCGGTTATTCGCGCTATCCGCTTTGGCGCGGATGCGATTTTCGCCTCGCCACTGCACGCCAGCGCATCCCACCCCAACAAAAAAAGCCTAGGGTTTTGGCGATTTCACGCCCTTTTCGGCGGCCACAAGGCGCAACGTAGCGTGGAAACCGCAAAAATAATCGCCCTGGGCGGCGTCACCGCGGAGGACATGGCCCGGCTGCGAAGGCAAGGCGTCTGGGCGATCGCCGGAATCGATCTTTTTCGTCGCCCTTGA
- a CDS encoding LolA family protein, which yields MLVIAAVVALAALLLPRTAAAATAPNGGAEPTLADLTPGDRSDIARIQTYLNNIHTLQAGFLQVSSQGGYSQGVISLSRPGKMRITYAPPVHVLIVADGRFLIYNDTELNQVSYVPIGSTAADILLNKNIKLTGGDLKIIDFVKADHVLRVSVVRKKDPLGGVLTLVFDDDPLTLRKWTIKDAQGILTTVSLQNARFGIPLDPKLFHFKAPLMSRPKD from the coding sequence ATGCTCGTCATCGCCGCCGTCGTCGCCCTGGCGGCGCTGCTGCTGCCCAGAACCGCCGCCGCCGCGACAGCGCCAAACGGCGGCGCCGAGCCCACTCTAGCCGACCTGACCCCCGGGGATCGTTCCGATATTGCGCGCATTCAAACCTATTTGAACAACATCCACACCCTACAGGCCGGGTTTCTTCAGGTGTCCAGCCAGGGGGGGTATTCCCAGGGGGTCATTTCCCTATCCCGGCCAGGGAAGATGCGCATAACCTACGCGCCGCCGGTGCATGTTCTTATTGTCGCCGACGGCCGGTTTTTAATCTACAACGACACCGAACTGAATCAGGTCTCATATGTGCCGATCGGCTCCACCGCCGCGGATATCTTGCTTAACAAAAATATCAAACTAACCGGCGGCGACCTCAAGATTATCGATTTTGTGAAGGCGGATCACGTTCTGCGCGTCTCTGTGGTGCGCAAGAAAGATCCACTCGGCGGTGTCCTAACATTGGTCTTCGACGATGACCCCCTCACGTTGCGCAAGTGGACAATTAAGGACGCCCAAGGGATTTTGACCACCGTTTCGCTGCAAAACGCCCGCTTCGGAATCCCTCTCGACCCCAAGCTCTTCCACTTCAAAGCACCCTTGATGTCGCGCCCCAAGGATTAA
- a CDS encoding DUF3576 domain-containing protein translates to MLFSALALSACAGGKVRIPDKSYKRATDMGRVYAPPPSILGEGGLNFGGDKTKNAPGAGTGIAINTFLWRASLDTVAFAPLSSADPFGGVIISDWYAPPKSPNERFKLNIFILGRALRADGIRVSVFRQVRDAAGEWRDAAVPKDAGAKIEDAILTRARQLRQETQRQQ, encoded by the coding sequence ATGTTGTTTTCGGCGCTGGCGCTCAGCGCCTGCGCGGGCGGAAAGGTCCGGATCCCCGACAAATCCTACAAACGCGCCACCGACATGGGCCGCGTCTATGCCCCGCCGCCATCGATCCTGGGCGAGGGCGGGCTGAACTTCGGCGGCGACAAGACCAAGAACGCCCCCGGCGCGGGCACCGGCATCGCGATCAATACCTTCTTGTGGCGCGCCTCGCTGGACACCGTGGCCTTCGCCCCCTTAAGCTCGGCCGACCCGTTTGGCGGCGTGATCATCTCCGATTGGTACGCCCCGCCCAAAAGCCCGAACGAACGGTTTAAACTGAACATCTTCATCTTGGGGCGCGCCTTGCGCGCCGACGGCATTCGGGTTTCGGTGTTCCGTCAGGTCCGCGACGCGGCCGGGGAGTGGCGCGACGCGGCCGTCCCTAAGGATGCGGGCGCGAAAATCGAAGACGCGATCCTGACCCGCGCGCGTCAGCTGCGCCAGGAGACCCAACGCCAACAATAA
- a CDS encoding response regulator transcription factor, whose product MTAAKRILIVDDDETLLAMLTEQLTLLEEFQCDGVATGAGALETVRERHYDIILLDVGLPDMDGREICRLLRKSGVTAPIIMLTGADTDADTILGLDAGANDYVTKPFRLGVLVARLRAHIRQFERSDDAVFMIGPYSFQPSNKILLDENADKKVRLTDKEVAILKFLYRNGERVISRNVLLDEVWGYNAGVTTHTLETHVYRLRQKIEADPSNAEILVTEPGGYRLVV is encoded by the coding sequence ATGACGGCCGCCAAACGGATACTTATCGTCGATGACGATGAGACGCTTCTTGCGATGTTGACCGAACAACTCACCTTGCTTGAGGAATTTCAATGTGACGGCGTGGCGACGGGAGCCGGCGCCTTGGAAACGGTTCGCGAACGGCATTACGATATCATTTTGTTGGACGTCGGCCTTCCCGATATGGACGGGCGTGAAATTTGCCGCCTCTTGCGTAAAAGTGGGGTAACCGCTCCGATCATTATGTTGACCGGCGCGGACACCGACGCCGACACGATCTTGGGGCTTGACGCGGGCGCCAACGATTATGTCACCAAGCCGTTTCGCTTGGGCGTTCTGGTGGCGCGGTTGCGCGCGCATATCCGTCAGTTCGAGCGTAGCGACGATGCCGTGTTCATGATCGGCCCCTATTCGTTTCAGCCAAGCAATAAAATTTTACTGGACGAAAACGCGGATAAGAAGGTGCGCTTGACAGATAAAGAGGTTGCGATCTTAAAATTTCTCTACCGCAACGGGGAAAGGGTCATTTCACGAAATGTGCTGCTGGATGAGGTTTGGGGCTATAACGCCGGCGTGACGACCCATACTCTGGAAACCCATGTCTACCGGTTGCGCCAGAAAATTGAAGCCGATCCTTCAAACGCCGAAATTTTGGTGACCGAACCGGGAGGGTATCGTCTGGTGGTGTAA
- a CDS encoding DNA translocase FtsK, protein MAQTSDKTAARTLLPDGVILFLRQRILQGFGLFLGAVGIAFALALVSYAPSDPSFNSATLGPVRNWMGAPGASSADLALQALGLGSALLTVILLSWAWCLLRYQRISALWLRFSVLAATLIVLAMALSVVRTPTSWPLATGLGGVVGSVLLDRLVAVLQGWGAPPGWINTMTLGIFCFLPAPLGAAFAMALPRSDWRAIAGGLALTNSALGRATLWLFAHAHALPRRLMAPHDANAAPIVADRRKPRREKRKATAHAPSKDSLVAPKSPRAKAGRKAAQQRQRSLDLIPGETYALPPLDLLDNPEPSSDGGTLNADALAQNAAMLASVLEDFGVKGEIVKVRPGPVVTLYELEPAPGTKTSRVIGLSDDIARSMSAISVRVAVIPGRNVIGIELPNQTREMVYLREILSSDPFERAGGKLNLALGKDIGGLPVIVDLARMPHLLIAGTTGSGKSVGVNTMILSLLYQYPPEDCKFIMIDPKMLELSVYDGIPHLLSPVVTEPGKAVVALKWAVREMEERYRAMSQLGVRNIGGYNVRLGEARKKGEALTRKVQTGFDADGKPVFEEQGLSMDPLPYIVVVVDEMADLMMVAGKDIEAAVQRLAQMARAAGIHMIMATQRPSVDVITGTIKANFPTRISFQVTSKIDSRTILGEQGAEQLLGQGDMLYMAGGGRITRVHGPFVSDEEVEDIVSHLKSQANPDYIDAVTEDIEDTPMGGGGAGTSNADALYDEAVALVAREGKASTSFIQRHLQIGYNRAARIIEEMESQGVVTKANRVGRREVLIGDVSEYGT, encoded by the coding sequence ATGGCACAAACATCGGACAAAACCGCCGCCCGCACGTTACTGCCCGACGGGGTTATCCTCTTTTTACGGCAGCGAATTCTGCAAGGATTTGGCCTATTTCTGGGCGCCGTAGGCATCGCCTTCGCGCTGGCCCTGGTTTCTTACGCCCCGAGCGATCCCTCGTTCAACAGCGCCACACTCGGACCGGTGCGCAACTGGATGGGCGCCCCCGGTGCAAGCAGCGCCGATCTCGCCCTGCAGGCGCTTGGCTTGGGTTCCGCTCTACTGACCGTGATCTTGCTCTCCTGGGCTTGGTGTTTACTGCGCTATCAACGTATCTCGGCACTGTGGCTACGCTTTAGCGTCCTCGCCGCAACCCTGATCGTCCTCGCAATGGCGCTCAGCGTCGTCCGCACCCCAACATCGTGGCCCCTGGCGACCGGATTGGGCGGGGTCGTCGGATCGGTTTTGCTCGATCGCCTCGTCGCCGTCTTGCAAGGTTGGGGCGCGCCGCCCGGCTGGATCAACACCATGACGCTCGGCATCTTCTGCTTTCTCCCCGCGCCGTTGGGGGCCGCCTTCGCCATGGCGCTGCCCCGGTCGGATTGGCGCGCTATCGCCGGTGGATTGGCGCTGACCAACAGCGCCCTGGGCCGCGCCACCCTGTGGTTGTTCGCCCATGCTCATGCCCTACCGCGGCGCCTCATGGCGCCCCACGACGCCAACGCCGCACCGATCGTCGCCGACCGGCGCAAACCCCGCCGAGAAAAACGAAAAGCCACCGCGCACGCACCGTCCAAAGACAGCCTCGTCGCCCCGAAAAGTCCGCGCGCCAAAGCCGGGCGCAAGGCCGCCCAACAGCGGCAGCGCAGCCTTGACCTTATTCCCGGCGAGACCTATGCGTTGCCTCCGCTCGATTTACTGGACAACCCCGAACCGTCATCCGACGGTGGAACGCTCAACGCCGACGCCCTGGCCCAAAATGCCGCCATGCTCGCCTCGGTGCTGGAGGACTTCGGCGTCAAGGGCGAAATCGTCAAGGTCCGCCCGGGTCCCGTCGTCACGTTGTACGAACTGGAACCCGCGCCGGGCACCAAAACATCCCGGGTAATCGGCTTGTCCGACGATATCGCCCGCTCGATGAGCGCGATCTCGGTGCGCGTGGCGGTCATTCCCGGACGCAACGTGATCGGCATTGAGCTCCCCAACCAGACCCGTGAGATGGTTTACCTGCGCGAAATCCTATCGTCCGATCCGTTCGAACGCGCCGGCGGCAAGCTCAATCTCGCACTGGGCAAGGATATCGGGGGCCTGCCCGTGATTGTCGATCTGGCCCGCATGCCCCATCTCTTGATCGCCGGCACCACGGGCTCGGGAAAGTCGGTCGGCGTCAATACGATGATCCTATCGCTGCTCTACCAATACCCGCCCGAAGACTGCAAGTTCATCATGATCGATCCCAAAATGTTGGAGCTTTCGGTTTACGACGGGATTCCCCATCTTCTCTCGCCGGTGGTCACCGAGCCGGGAAAGGCGGTCGTCGCCCTCAAATGGGCGGTGCGCGAAATGGAGGAGCGTTATCGCGCCATGTCGCAACTTGGCGTGCGCAATATCGGCGGCTACAACGTGCGCCTCGGCGAGGCGCGCAAGAAAGGCGAGGCCCTAACCCGCAAAGTGCAAACCGGTTTCGATGCGGACGGAAAACCGGTGTTCGAGGAACAAGGCCTGTCGATGGACCCGTTGCCGTACATCGTCGTCGTCGTCGATGAAATGGCCGACTTGATGATGGTCGCGGGCAAGGATATCGAGGCCGCCGTGCAGCGCCTGGCGCAAATGGCGCGCGCCGCGGGCATTCATATGATCATGGCGACCCAACGGCCCTCGGTCGATGTCATCACCGGCACCATCAAGGCCAACTTTCCAACCCGAATTTCGTTTCAGGTCACCTCGAAGATTGATTCGCGCACGATCCTTGGCGAACAGGGCGCGGAACAACTTCTCGGTCAGGGCGATATGCTGTATATGGCCGGTGGTGGGCGAATCACCCGTGTCCACGGCCCCTTCGTTTCCGACGAAGAGGTGGAAGATATCGTTTCGCACTTGAAATCACAGGCCAACCCAGACTACATCGACGCCGTGACCGAAGATATCGAGGACACTCCCATGGGGGGCGGCGGCGCGGGTACGTCCAACGCCGACGCCCTATACGACGAGGCCGTCGCGCTGGTCGCGCGCGAGGGTAAGGCATCCACGAGTTTTATTCAAAGGCACCTGCAAATTGGTTACAATCGCGCGGCGCGCATTATCGAAGAAATGGAATCCCAAGGCGTTGTCACAAAGGCCAATCGGGTCGGAAGGCGCGAGGTCTTAATCGGCGATGTCAGTGAATACGGTACCTGA
- a CDS encoding YggS family pyridoxal phosphate-dependent enzyme has product MVEKNPESHFPSTHLDAVRARVLQACRDANRKPEDVRLVCVSKTHGPEAISPLLAVGQRVFGENRVQEAEEKWPRLKAETPEVELHLIGPLQTNKVRPAVALFDVIETVDRPKLARALSREMNATGRRLPCYIQVNIGEEPQKAGVAPADVDAFVGLCRDELGLDIVGLMCIPPAGEEPSLHFALLREMARRNGLGGLSMGMSGDFEVAIAFGATAIRIGSAIFGARG; this is encoded by the coding sequence ATGGTGGAGAAAAACCCCGAATCCCATTTCCCGTCCACACACCTGGACGCGGTCCGCGCCCGCGTGCTTCAAGCCTGCCGGGATGCGAACCGTAAGCCCGAGGACGTGCGGCTGGTGTGCGTGTCGAAAACCCATGGCCCCGAGGCGATAAGTCCTCTGCTTGCGGTCGGCCAGCGTGTTTTCGGTGAAAACCGGGTCCAGGAGGCCGAAGAAAAGTGGCCGCGCCTTAAGGCGGAAACGCCGGAGGTCGAACTTCATTTGATCGGCCCCCTACAGACCAATAAGGTTCGTCCCGCAGTGGCCCTTTTCGATGTCATCGAAACCGTCGATCGGCCTAAACTCGCCCGCGCCCTAAGCCGGGAAATGAACGCCACCGGGCGGCGGTTGCCCTGCTATATCCAAGTCAACATCGGCGAGGAGCCACAGAAGGCGGGGGTCGCACCCGCGGACGTCGATGCCTTCGTGGGCCTGTGCCGGGACGAGCTGGGTCTCGATATCGTCGGCCTGATGTGTATTCCGCCGGCGGGTGAGGAGCCGTCTTTGCATTTCGCCCTCTTGCGCGAGATGGCGCGGCGTAATGGTCTTGGCGGCCTAAGTATGGGCATGAGCGGCGATTTCGAGGTCGCCATCGCCTTTGGTGCGACGGCGATTCGCATCGGTTCGGCGATCTTCGGCGCGCGAGGTTAG